In the genome of Pseudanabaena mucicola str. Chao 1806, the window TAGTAAAGTTGACCCGATGTAAGTTTAGCGATCGCAAATCACAATCACGAATCGTCAGCCGCGAAAAGTCATAGCCCGTTAAATCAGTTCCCAAATACGCCAATAAATGAATCAGATTTGCGCCTGCATAATTGTTCGCAAAATGTAGGGGCAATTCATGAATTGC includes:
- a CDS encoding pentapeptide repeat-containing protein, whose product is MPLHFANNYAGANLIHLLAYLGTDLTGYDFSRLTIRDCDLRSLNLHRVNFTKASFRDCLVVAPITQLNFGIPICILM